Proteins found in one Triticum aestivum cultivar Chinese Spring chromosome 4D, IWGSC CS RefSeq v2.1, whole genome shotgun sequence genomic segment:
- the LOC123100220 gene encoding uncharacterized protein produces MAPSKPSLPAPSDAGGRAASRGEASSSSSPPPPPQQQRRAIQPMPPPPQQQQQQGHEIQPVWMWVWQPTPPLPFEFGVPATWPIPPLHPQFGSQQHPYYLPLGPTVWGPTSDTSQYLDAMVAQQMSAAPTWPQQPQFVEHPPWHGPLPPQPVPPIYYQDWRLVQIRSELLSSPMTLDRLVMSLDEEHSAILLHQLEVGDEQMREMVLDRFKQCAHWIMGNRQGHAVFEALLRSIQVIVDEDRRREELEIIVEAAVTPELVGRSKHGVTSLRLLITAVAWNPGLSTALVNYFLRDRVMDNVGGNELIAHCFLSMDYEATRALVRDAMDTIDDKLDSPLGRLACLRTCFRYAGGEELPLFQDALVERAVRMAMGPNSNRLVQQLLDRDDMDRIEFRRRLLSRLMQHVVSLSNHWYGRFVLRRCFMSEDKELQPIVLTACADLPQGDVQALVQILPLDKVLQGGNDYPVTARRLALKIQALPPHIREHDKLQPLMSAVTRVLADNLANLGD; encoded by the exons ATGGCTCCGAGCAAGCCGTCCCTCCCCGCGCCCTCCGACGCCGGTGGCCGCGCTGCCAGCCGCGGGGaggcctcctcgtcgtcgtccccgccgccgccgccgcagcagcagaGGCGCGCGATTCAGCCCATGCCGCCGCCaccgcagcagcaacagcagcaggggCACGAGATTCAGCCCGTGTGGATGTGGGTGTGGCAGCCGACCCCGCCGCTTCCCTTCGAGTTCGGGGTACCGGCGACGTGGCCGATCCCGCCGCTGCACCCGCAGTTTGGGTCGCAGCAGCACCCCTACTACTTGCCGCTGGGCCCAACGGTGTGGGGGCCGACCTCCGACACCAGCCAGTACCTGGACGCCATGGTTGCGCAGCAGATGTCCGCGGCGCCTACCTGGCCGCAGCAGCCCCAATTCGTGGAGCATCCGCCGTGGCACGGGCCACTGCCGCCGCAGCCAGTGCCACCGATTTACTACCAAGACTGGAGGCTGGTGCAGATCCGATCGGAGTTGCTCAGTTCCCCGATGACGCTTGATCGGCTGGTGATGTCCCTGGACGAGGAGCACTCGGCAATCCTGCTCCACCAGCTCGAGGTGGGCGACGAGCAGATGCGCGAGATGGTGCTCGACAGGTTCAAGCAGTGCGCGCACTGGATCATGGGGAACAGGCAGGGGCATGCGGTGTTCGAAGCGCTCCTGCGCAGCATCCAGGTCATCGTAGACGAGGACAGGCGGCGCGAGGAGCTCGAGATCATCGTGGAAGCCGCCGTCACGCCAGAGCTCGTCGGGAGGTCCAAGCACGG GGTGACTTCTCTGAGGCTGCTCATCACGGCTGTGGCGTGGAACCCCGGCCTTTCCACCGCGCTCGTCAACTACTTCTTGCGTGATCGCGTGATGGACAACGTCGGAGGGAACGAGCTGATTGCCCACTGTTTCCTCAGCATGGATTACGAGGCGACCAGG GCTCTGGTCAGGGACGCCATGGACACCATCGATGACAAGCTGGACTCCCCGCTCGGCCGGTTGGCGTGCTTGCGTACATGCTTCCGGTACGCGGGAGGCGAGGAGCTCCCTCTTTTCCAGGATGCACTCGTTGAGCGAGCCGTACGAATGGCCATGGGACCAAACAG CAACCGCCTGGTGCAGCAGCTCCTCGACCGCGACGACATGGACAGGATTGAGTTCAGGCGGCGGCTCCTGTCCAGGCTCATGCAGCACGTCGTTAGCCTGTCCAACCACTGGTACGGGAGGTTCGTCCTGCGGCGCTGCTTCATGAGCGAGGACAAGGAACTGCAGCCCATCGTGCTCACGGCTTGTGCTGACCTGCCCCAAGGAGACGTCCAAGCGCTGGTGCAGATCCTGCCCCTCGACAAGGTGCTCCAGGGAGGCAAT GACTACCCGGTGACGGCGAGGAGGTTGGCGCTCAAGATTCAAGCACTGCCTCCACATATCCGGGAACACGATAAGTTGCAGCCGTTGATGTCGGCCGTCACGAGGGTCCTCGCCGATAACCTGGCCAACTTGGGCGACTAG